In Niallia sp. FSL W8-0635, one genomic interval encodes:
- a CDS encoding gamma-glutamyl-gamma-aminobutyrate hydrolase family protein, producing the protein MLGKPIIGITGAYVFKNKFMEGSYVHHDYHKSIAANDGLPIILPFVEEKLAIEMVDICDAIILSGGEDVDPIMFGEDPHQNIGDTILLRDKVELNIIKRAMETNKPILAICRGIQILNVALGGTLIQDIPSQVKEGMKHTQTVDRSWDTHFVTIKENSKLAEIIGETKTRVNSLHHQAIDSLAEELEVVATSKDGIIEAVEHKSYRNFLLGVQWHPESMAATNEKMNRIFAEFIKSVKIEKVNMVHK; encoded by the coding sequence ATGTTGGGCAAACCGATAATAGGAATAACAGGTGCTTATGTATTTAAAAATAAATTTATGGAAGGTTCATATGTCCATCATGATTATCATAAATCAATTGCGGCAAATGATGGATTGCCAATCATTCTTCCGTTTGTGGAAGAGAAGCTAGCAATCGAAATGGTAGATATTTGCGATGCTATCATTTTAAGTGGAGGAGAAGATGTAGATCCTATCATGTTTGGAGAGGATCCCCATCAAAATATCGGGGATACCATCCTCCTACGGGATAAAGTTGAATTAAACATCATCAAAAGAGCGATGGAAACAAATAAACCGATATTGGCAATTTGTAGAGGAATCCAAATATTAAATGTTGCTTTAGGGGGAACACTAATCCAAGATATTCCTTCTCAAGTAAAAGAGGGGATGAAACATACGCAAACTGTCGATAGAAGCTGGGATACCCATTTTGTAACGATTAAAGAAAATAGCAAATTAGCGGAAATTATTGGAGAAACAAAAACAAGAGTAAACAGTCTACATCACCAAGCAATTGATAGTCTAGCGGAGGAGCTGGAAGTGGTTGCAACAAGCAAGGATGGCATAATTGAAGCAGTTGAGCATAAGAGTTATCGTAATTTTTTGTTAGGAGTCCAATGGCATCCTGAATCTATGGCAGCTACTAATGAAAAAATGAATCGAATTTTTGCTGAATTTATTAAAAGCGTGAAAATAGAAAAAGTTAATATGGTACATAAATGA
- the phnE gene encoding phosphonate ABC transporter, permease protein PhnE: protein MNEKDNKQPVINRPTPPAKTKSIFTILLIVVLLWWSAYKTDASLTELIQGFPNIFDVLVQMIPPDWQYFQKIIEPLLETIRMAIIGTTFGAIIAIPLAIFCASNIVQSAYIFYPFRMILNLIRTIPDLLLASIFVAIFGIGSLPGIIALTIFSIGLIAKLLYESIESIDSGPIEGMTAAGANKIQWIFFGVVPQVTASFTSYVLYTFEVNIRAAAILGLVGAGGIGEYYDRTLNFLQYDRASSIIILTLIVVLFIDYCSTKLREKLL, encoded by the coding sequence ATGAATGAAAAAGACAACAAACAACCCGTAATAAATAGGCCCACTCCACCAGCGAAAACAAAATCAATTTTTACAATATTACTTATCGTTGTTTTATTATGGTGGAGCGCTTATAAGACAGATGCAAGTCTTACCGAATTGATTCAAGGCTTTCCCAATATTTTCGATGTTCTCGTACAAATGATTCCACCTGATTGGCAATATTTCCAAAAAATTATCGAGCCATTGTTAGAAACAATACGAATGGCCATTATCGGCACTACCTTTGGTGCTATTATAGCGATTCCTCTTGCCATTTTTTGTGCCAGCAATATTGTACAGTCTGCGTATATTTTTTATCCATTTCGAATGATATTAAATTTGATTAGAACCATTCCAGACCTATTACTTGCTTCCATCTTTGTTGCTATATTTGGGATTGGATCGTTACCAGGGATTATTGCACTTACTATTTTTTCAATTGGTTTAATCGCAAAGCTTTTGTATGAATCGATTGAATCGATTGATTCTGGACCAATAGAAGGAATGACTGCTGCAGGTGCCAACAAAATTCAATGGATTTTCTTTGGTGTCGTTCCCCAAGTTACTGCTTCTTTTACTTCCTATGTGTTATATACATTTGAGGTAAACATACGTGCTGCAGCAATTTTAGGATTAGTTGGTGCCGGTGGAATTGGTGAATATTATGATCGTACACTTAATTTTTTACAATATGATCGAGCTTCTTCTATTATAATTCTTACTTTAATAGTTGTTTTATTTATCGATTATTGTAGTACCAAATTACGGGAGAAACTGTTATGA
- a CDS encoding flotillin family protein yields the protein MAMEIYIVIGIVVFLLIALISIFVAKYKTAGPDEALIVTGSYLGSKNVHVDESGNKIKIIRGGGAFILPVFQQSEPLSLLSSKLDVSTPEVYTEQGVPVMADGTAIIKIGGSIGEIATAAEQFLGKTKQDRENEAREVLEGHLRSILGSMTVEEIYKNRDKFSQEVQRVASHDLAKMGLIIVSFTIKDVRDKNGYLESLGKPRIAQVKRDADIATAEADKETRIKKAEADKEAKKAELERATEIAEAEKENQMKIADYRRDQDIAKARADQAYDLESARSKQEVTEQEMQIKIIERQKQIELEEKEILRREKQYDSEVKKKADADRYAMEQGAEANKRREIAEADANQYRIESQAKAEAEKVRVDGLAKAEAEKAKGETEAEIIRLKGLAEAEAKRKIAEAYAQYGQAAILDMVLEMLPEYAKQVASPLANIDKITVVDTGSDGSNGGANKVTGYATNLMSTMQESLKASAGIDVKELLENLSGKGNIRQSINELNNNLSNKSAE from the coding sequence ATGGCAATGGAGATTTATATTGTAATAGGAATTGTAGTATTTTTGTTAATCGCACTTATTAGTATTTTTGTGGCGAAATATAAGACAGCAGGACCGGATGAAGCACTGATTGTAACAGGAAGCTATTTAGGTTCTAAAAATGTTCATGTCGATGAATCAGGAAATAAAATTAAAATTATTAGAGGGGGAGGGGCATTTATTCTCCCAGTTTTCCAGCAGTCAGAACCACTAAGCTTGCTATCTAGTAAATTAGATGTTTCTACACCAGAAGTATATACAGAGCAAGGTGTTCCTGTAATGGCCGATGGTACAGCGATTATTAAAATTGGTGGTTCCATTGGGGAAATCGCTACAGCTGCTGAACAATTTTTAGGAAAAACAAAACAAGATCGTGAAAATGAAGCGAGAGAAGTATTAGAAGGACATTTACGATCTATCCTCGGTAGTATGACAGTAGAAGAAATTTATAAAAATAGAGATAAGTTTTCACAAGAAGTGCAAAGAGTTGCTTCTCATGACTTAGCTAAAATGGGACTAATCATTGTATCCTTTACCATTAAAGACGTACGAGATAAAAATGGATATTTAGAATCTTTAGGTAAGCCGAGAATAGCTCAAGTAAAACGAGATGCGGATATTGCAACTGCAGAAGCAGATAAAGAAACGAGAATTAAAAAAGCAGAAGCTGATAAGGAAGCTAAAAAGGCTGAATTAGAAAGAGCTACGGAAATTGCTGAAGCGGAAAAAGAAAATCAAATGAAAATTGCCGATTACAGAAGAGATCAAGATATTGCGAAGGCCCGAGCTGACCAAGCGTATGATCTAGAAAGTGCTCGTTCTAAGCAAGAAGTTACCGAACAAGAAATGCAAATTAAGATCATTGAAAGACAAAAACAAATTGAATTAGAAGAAAAAGAAATTCTAAGAAGAGAAAAGCAGTATGATTCAGAGGTTAAAAAGAAAGCCGATGCAGACCGCTATGCAATGGAACAGGGAGCAGAGGCGAATAAACGTCGTGAAATTGCAGAAGCAGATGCTAACCAATATCGTATTGAGTCACAAGCAAAAGCAGAGGCTGAAAAAGTACGTGTAGATGGTCTAGCCAAAGCGGAAGCAGAAAAAGCAAAAGGGGAAACAGAAGCAGAAATTATCCGTCTAAAAGGTTTAGCAGAAGCAGAAGCAAAACGCAAAATTGCAGAAGCATATGCACAATACGGTCAAGCGGCTATCTTAGATATGGTGCTTGAAATGTTACCAGAATATGCGAAACAAGTGGCAAGTCCATTAGCTAATATCGATAAGATTACTGTTGTTGATACAGGAAGTGACGGTAGTAATGGTGGAGCCAATAAAGTAACTGGCTATGCAACAAACTTAATGTCAACAATGCAAGAATCCTTAAAGGCATCTGCTGGAATTGATGTTAAAGAATTGCTTGAGAATTTATCTGGTAAAGGGAATATTCGCCAGAGTATTAACGAGTTAAATAATAATTTAAGCAATAAATCAGCTGAATAA
- a CDS encoding phosphocarrier protein HPr, with amino-acid sequence MSEKTFTVIDETGIHARPATLLVSTASKYKSDMQISFKGKSVNLKSIMGVMSLGVPKGGEITISATGEDEVEAVEGVETVLKKEGLVG; translated from the coding sequence ATGAGCGAAAAAACATTTACTGTAATTGATGAAACTGGGATTCATGCAAGACCAGCAACATTATTAGTAAGCACTGCTAGTAAATACAAATCTGATATGCAAATCTCTTTCAAAGGAAAATCTGTGAACTTAAAGTCTATCATGGGCGTAATGTCACTAGGTGTACCTAAGGGTGGAGAAATTACTATTTCTGCAACTGGTGAAGATGAAGTAGAAGCAGTAGAAGGTGTAGAAACTGTCCTTAAAAAAGAAGGATTAGTTGGTTAA
- the phnC gene encoding phosphonate ABC transporter ATP-binding protein: MIQFKKVTKIYPNGTKGLNNINITINKGEFVVIVGLSGAGKSTFLRSINRLHEISEGDILINQKSITSAKGSELRGIRRNIGMIFQNFNLIKRSSVLRNVLSGRVGYHGTLRTILGLFPKQDIDLCLLALDRVNILEKAYSRADELSGGQQQRVSIARALAQEADIILADEPVASLDPLTTKQVMDDLKRINEEDGITTIVNLHFIDLARQYATRIIGLRAGEVVFDGPVEEATDEVFKQIYGREIKKDELLGESI, from the coding sequence TTGATACAGTTTAAAAAGGTAACAAAAATTTATCCAAATGGTACAAAGGGATTGAATAACATTAATATTACAATTAACAAAGGAGAATTTGTTGTCATTGTTGGGCTTTCTGGTGCAGGAAAATCTACTTTTCTACGATCAATCAACCGTCTTCATGAAATAAGCGAAGGAGATATTCTTATTAACCAAAAGTCTATTACCTCAGCAAAAGGTTCCGAATTAAGAGGTATTCGTAGAAATATCGGTATGATTTTCCAAAACTTTAATCTTATTAAACGTTCATCCGTTCTCCGCAACGTTCTATCCGGACGAGTTGGTTATCACGGTACTTTAAGAACCATTTTGGGCCTTTTTCCGAAACAAGATATAGATCTATGTCTTCTTGCATTAGACCGAGTCAATATATTAGAAAAAGCATATTCCCGTGCAGATGAACTCTCTGGTGGACAGCAGCAACGTGTATCGATTGCACGCGCATTAGCACAAGAAGCTGATATTATCTTAGCGGACGAGCCTGTAGCCTCTCTTGATCCATTAACTACCAAACAAGTAATGGATGATTTGAAACGAATTAATGAAGAAGATGGAATTACAACCATCGTGAATTTACACTTCATTGACCTCGCTCGTCAATATGCAACACGTATTATCGGGCTTCGAGCAGGAGAGGTAGTATTTGATGGCCCAGTTGAAGAGGCAACCGATGAGGTGTTCAAACAAATATACGGACGTGAAATTAAAAAAGATGAATTACTAGGTGAGTCTATATGA
- a CDS encoding bifunctional metallophosphatase/5'-nucleotidase, with translation MNTEVTILLTSDVHGNIFPLNYGNNAPSAVGLGKIASIIANERAKNPNTVVIDNGDLIQGTPLTYHYVNFLADKKNPMITILNQLKYDAAVIGNHEFNYGLDILKSAVKESNFPWLCANIVEEKTNKPFLGKPYLIKRVSGFKIAILGVTTHYIPNWENPKNIEGLQFNDAFDSAKEWVDFIKKEEQPDVLVISYHGGFERDLESGEPTEVLTRENQGYTICKQIDGVDVLLTGHQHRELTGNINGTEIIQPSNNGKFVGKITLILDDKGEVIEKGSELLSVADVEADEEILLLAKEYEESTQKWLDTPIGHIDGDMLVTDPMEIRLSDSPLIEFINKVQMDAAKVKISNTALFNNDSPGFKPNVTMRDIVSNYIYPNTFKVLALNGKDIRQALEQSAKYFALSEKGEPIVNPSFVYPKPQHYNYDMWEGIDYTLDLRKPIGERVIQLDFEGKPIDEEATYEVVMNNYRAGGGGDFFMFKNKPIVREIQFDASELLANYIMERKTVPATCNHNWKVIW, from the coding sequence TTGAATACAGAAGTAACGATTTTATTAACGAGTGATGTACATGGAAATATATTTCCACTAAATTATGGGAACAACGCGCCGTCTGCTGTTGGACTAGGAAAAATAGCTTCCATTATAGCAAATGAAAGAGCAAAGAATCCGAATACAGTTGTAATAGATAATGGAGATTTAATACAAGGAACACCTTTAACGTATCATTATGTGAATTTTTTAGCTGATAAAAAAAATCCAATGATAACCATTTTAAATCAGTTAAAGTACGATGCGGCTGTTATTGGGAATCATGAATTTAATTACGGATTGGATATTTTAAAAAGTGCAGTGAAGGAATCGAATTTTCCTTGGCTTTGTGCCAATATTGTAGAAGAAAAAACAAATAAACCATTTTTAGGAAAGCCTTATTTGATTAAAAGGGTAAGTGGCTTCAAGATTGCTATACTAGGTGTAACGACTCACTATATTCCAAATTGGGAAAATCCTAAGAATATCGAAGGCCTCCAATTCAATGACGCATTTGATAGTGCTAAGGAATGGGTAGACTTTATTAAGAAGGAAGAACAACCAGATGTGCTTGTTATTTCCTATCATGGTGGTTTTGAACGAGATCTGGAGTCAGGAGAGCCAACGGAAGTATTAACGAGAGAGAATCAAGGATATACGATTTGTAAACAAATAGATGGAGTGGACGTGTTATTAACAGGTCATCAGCATCGAGAATTAACGGGGAATATTAATGGTACAGAAATTATCCAACCAAGTAATAATGGAAAATTCGTAGGCAAGATAACATTAATACTGGATGATAAAGGGGAAGTAATCGAGAAAGGCTCTGAACTATTATCTGTTGCAGATGTGGAGGCAGATGAAGAAATACTCCTGTTAGCAAAAGAATATGAAGAAAGTACGCAAAAATGGTTAGATACGCCAATTGGTCATATTGATGGAGATATGCTAGTAACAGATCCAATGGAGATTCGTCTATCAGATAGTCCGCTTATCGAATTTATTAATAAAGTGCAAATGGATGCTGCGAAAGTAAAAATCAGTAATACAGCACTTTTTAATAATGATTCGCCTGGATTCAAACCCAATGTAACAATGAGAGACATCGTTTCCAATTATATTTATCCTAATACATTTAAAGTGCTAGCTTTAAATGGGAAAGATATCCGTCAAGCTCTTGAGCAAAGTGCTAAATACTTTGCTTTAAGTGAAAAAGGAGAACCAATAGTTAACCCTTCTTTTGTTTATCCTAAACCACAGCATTATAACTATGATATGTGGGAAGGAATTGACTATACGCTAGATTTAAGAAAACCAATAGGCGAAAGAGTCATTCAGCTAGATTTTGAAGGCAAACCAATAGACGAAGAAGCTACTTATGAAGTAGTAATGAATAATTATCGGGCTGGGGGTGGCGGTGATTTCTTTATGTTTAAAAATAAGCCAATTGTCCGAGAAATTCAATTCGATGCTTCCGAATTACTTGCTAATTATATAATGGAACGAAAAACGGTGCCTGCTACTTGTAATCATAATTGGAAAGTTATTTGGTAA
- a CDS encoding sugar phosphate isomerase/epimerase family protein, which yields MKLAFNEGTTWESATLQQNLDYCEKHGYDYIEIRSIDQLIDYLKEHTLDDLKEYFDTHHIKPLSLNALCFFNNRKKEDELKVIEEFKEYLEICKKIDCEYICVVPSNIDVTEKGKTLIEEVNASCVEVLTKLSDLAEPYGVKIAIEFIGIPENTVNTFAQAYQIVKEIDRDNVGLVYDTFQFTGMGSRLEDVTEETADKLFIFHINDVEGYPVGQMHDTNRVWPGHGVIDLDAHLKKLKELNYDFVASVELFRPEYYQMDPEEVIKKAKETTIEVLQKHYSM from the coding sequence ATGAAATTAGCATTTAATGAAGGGACAACATGGGAAAGTGCAACACTTCAACAAAACTTAGATTACTGTGAAAAACATGGATATGATTATATTGAAATTCGGTCGATAGATCAATTGATTGATTATTTAAAAGAACACACATTAGATGATTTAAAAGAATATTTTGATACCCATCATATTAAACCGCTCTCATTAAATGCCCTTTGTTTTTTTAATAATCGAAAGAAAGAGGATGAGTTAAAAGTTATTGAGGAATTTAAAGAGTACTTAGAGATTTGTAAAAAAATTGATTGTGAATATATTTGTGTTGTTCCTTCTAATATAGATGTAACAGAAAAAGGAAAGACTTTGATTGAAGAGGTTAATGCAAGTTGTGTAGAAGTCTTAACCAAATTGTCTGATTTAGCAGAACCATACGGGGTTAAAATTGCGATTGAATTCATTGGAATTCCTGAAAATACAGTAAACACGTTTGCCCAAGCGTATCAAATTGTAAAAGAAATTGATAGAGACAATGTTGGACTAGTGTACGATACATTTCAATTCACTGGTATGGGATCAAGACTGGAAGATGTAACAGAAGAAACAGCAGATAAGCTATTTATATTCCATATTAATGACGTTGAAGGTTACCCTGTCGGACAAATGCATGATACAAACAGAGTTTGGCCAGGCCATGGAGTCATTGATCTAGATGCACATTTGAAAAAATTAAAAGAACTAAATTATGATTTTGTTGCTTCTGTTGAGTTATTTAGACCAGAGTATTATCAAATGGATCCAGAAGAAGTCATTAAAAAAGCAAAAGAAACGACTATTGAAGTTTTACAAAAGCATTATTCTATGTAA
- a CDS encoding ABC transporter ATP-binding protein: MIVKLEDVGLKRNGQWILQHINWEINKGENWILYGLNGAGKTALLNMICAYYHPTVGNMEVLGKVFGKSELGGELRRRIGLVSNRLQQNLYESDSAFEIVLSGAYASIGLYESPTTEIRNRAIELMKKLGSLDYADRTYNSLSQGERQRVLIGRALMLNPELIILDEPATGLDFLAREQLLETISELVSEDSSIIYVTHHVEEILPVFSHSFLLKEGKEFSSGYTKEILTSKNMSSFFSLPVEVIWNNERPLLARKSSLIEK; encoded by the coding sequence ATGATCGTTAAATTAGAAGATGTTGGCCTAAAAAGAAATGGACAGTGGATTCTCCAACATATTAATTGGGAGATTAACAAAGGAGAAAATTGGATTTTATATGGTCTAAACGGTGCTGGAAAGACAGCATTGTTAAACATGATTTGTGCCTATTATCATCCAACAGTTGGTAACATGGAAGTGCTAGGAAAAGTGTTCGGAAAATCGGAGTTAGGCGGAGAGCTTAGGAGAAGAATCGGCCTAGTATCGAATCGTTTGCAACAGAATTTATATGAGTCAGACAGTGCATTTGAAATAGTACTAAGCGGTGCCTATGCGTCTATTGGTTTATATGAATCACCGACAACAGAAATTAGGAATAGAGCAATTGAACTAATGAAGAAGTTAGGTAGCTTAGATTATGCAGATAGAACTTATAATAGCTTGTCTCAAGGAGAAAGGCAAAGGGTGCTTATAGGAAGGGCATTAATGCTAAACCCAGAGCTCATTATATTGGATGAACCAGCAACAGGCTTAGATTTTTTAGCGAGAGAACAATTATTAGAAACCATTTCCGAGCTAGTAAGCGAAGATAGTAGCATCATTTATGTTACACATCATGTGGAAGAGATATTACCGGTATTTTCTCACTCTTTTCTTTTGAAAGAAGGGAAGGAATTTTCTTCAGGCTATACTAAGGAAATATTAACAAGCAAGAATATGAGTAGCTTTTTTTCATTACCAGTTGAAGTTATTTGGAATAATGAACGGCCACTATTGGCAAGAAAGAGCTCATTGATAGAAAAGTAG
- a CDS encoding helix-turn-helix domain-containing protein → MQAALTYIHENYASKLSVEVLSNISNLSTYHFSRTFKKYVRTSPHQYLLNYRLIQAKNLLIETNLSIEEISIECGFYSIAHFIKAFSKSTEGLTPGKFRKLHF, encoded by the coding sequence ATTCAAGCAGCATTAACGTATATTCATGAAAACTATGCATCAAAATTAAGTGTCGAGGTATTAAGTAATATTTCTAATTTAAGTACGTACCATTTTAGTCGTACCTTTAAAAAATATGTTAGAACTAGTCCCCATCAATATTTATTAAACTACCGATTAATTCAAGCAAAAAACTTACTAATAGAAACAAATCTTTCCATTGAAGAAATAAGTATTGAATGTGGGTTCTATAGCATCGCCCACTTTATAAAAGCCTTTTCCAAATCAACAGAAGGATTAACTCCTGGTAAGTTTAGAAAATTACATTTTTAA
- a CDS encoding Cof-type HAD-IIB family hydrolase, with product MAYKIVFIDIDGTLVNEEKKIPQDAKEAITELKKQNIPIVLATGRAPYFFSDILTELGLSSYISFNGSYVMHEEEEVYKKPIPVETLEVLEQIALKNNHPLVFQGSKECCANHKEHAHIIESFQSLKLNAPTYRKDFWKEADIYQCLLFCEEKEEKLYEESFSNIHFVRWHPLSMDVIPKGGSKAAGIEQILTILNIDPNEAVAFGDGLNDKEMLSFVGMGVAMGNAHEDVKPFAKFVTKHVNEGGLSYGLKKIGLI from the coding sequence GTGGCATATAAAATAGTGTTTATTGATATTGATGGAACATTAGTAAATGAAGAGAAAAAAATACCTCAGGATGCAAAAGAGGCAATTACTGAATTAAAGAAACAAAATATTCCTATCGTATTAGCAACTGGAAGAGCACCGTATTTCTTTTCAGATATATTAACAGAGCTAGGCTTATCCTCTTATATCTCGTTTAACGGTTCGTATGTTATGCACGAGGAAGAAGAAGTATATAAAAAACCAATTCCTGTTGAGACGTTAGAGGTACTAGAACAAATTGCTTTGAAAAATAATCATCCGCTAGTTTTTCAAGGAAGTAAGGAATGCTGTGCAAATCATAAAGAGCATGCCCATATTATTGAATCCTTTCAGTCTTTGAAATTAAATGCACCAACCTATCGAAAGGATTTTTGGAAGGAAGCAGATATTTATCAATGCTTGCTTTTTTGTGAGGAAAAAGAAGAAAAATTATACGAAGAATCATTTTCAAATATTCACTTTGTACGTTGGCATCCTTTATCAATGGATGTTATTCCAAAAGGCGGGTCAAAAGCAGCGGGGATAGAACAAATCTTAACCATACTAAATATTGATCCAAACGAAGCGGTGGCTTTTGGAGATGGATTAAATGATAAAGAAATGCTCTCGTTTGTTGGGATGGGGGTAGCTATGGGAAATGCCCATGAAGACGTTAAGCCATTTGCGAAATTTGTTACTAAACATGTGAATGAGGGTGGATTATCTTATGGCTTGAAAAAGATTGGGCTTATATAA
- a CDS encoding phosphate/phosphite/phosphonate ABC transporter substrate-binding protein: MFKKLAILGLSLTLATGILSACGSEEKTTNDANGYEPKELTVQFVPSSNADTLEAKAKPLEGLLSDELGIPVKVSVSTNYNTIIEAMDSKKIDVGFLPPTAYVLAHDKGSADVILQAQRFGINDDGSENDELVDFYKSIFIVKADSAIKTVADLKGKKIATQDVTSSAGYVWPVGKLMENDINVPGDVETVTVKGHDQAVIALLNGDVDAAVVFQDARNIVKADYPTVFEDTKVLEFTEAIPNDTISVRSDMSDEWRKKLQDAFIAIGKSDEGHQIIRDIYTHEGYVESEDSKFDIVREYNEKVTE, encoded by the coding sequence ATGTTTAAAAAATTAGCTATACTAGGACTTTCCCTTACATTGGCTACAGGGATTCTTTCTGCTTGTGGTTCAGAGGAAAAAACGACAAACGACGCAAATGGTTATGAACCAAAGGAATTAACTGTACAATTCGTACCATCTTCTAACGCAGATACTTTAGAAGCCAAAGCTAAGCCATTAGAGGGCCTGCTATCTGATGAGCTAGGAATTCCTGTTAAAGTGAGTGTATCCACTAACTATAACACGATTATCGAAGCAATGGATTCCAAAAAAATTGATGTTGGTTTTTTACCTCCAACGGCATATGTTCTTGCACATGATAAAGGATCTGCTGATGTCATTCTTCAAGCACAACGCTTTGGAATTAATGATGATGGAAGTGAAAATGACGAATTAGTAGATTTCTATAAAAGTATTTTCATCGTAAAAGCAGATTCTGCTATTAAAACAGTAGCTGATTTAAAAGGAAAGAAAATCGCAACTCAAGATGTTACTTCTTCTGCTGGTTATGTATGGCCAGTTGGAAAACTAATGGAAAATGATATTAATGTTCCTGGAGATGTAGAAACAGTTACAGTAAAAGGACATGACCAAGCTGTTATTGCATTATTAAATGGTGATGTAGATGCTGCTGTAGTATTTCAAGACGCTCGTAATATCGTGAAAGCAGATTACCCAACTGTTTTCGAAGATACAAAGGTACTTGAGTTTACAGAAGCTATTCCAAATGACACAATCTCTGTTCGCTCTGATATGAGTGATGAATGGAGAAAGAAACTTCAAGATGCGTTTATTGCGATTGGCAAAAGTGATGAGGGACATCAAATTATTCGAGACATATACACACATGAAGGTTATGTTGAATCAGAAGATAGTAAATTTGATATTGTTCGAGAATATAACGAAAAAGTTACTGAATAA
- the iolE gene encoding myo-inosose-2 dehydratase has product MSRRAEGIRFGIAPIGWRNDDIPEIGKENTYQQILSDAAVARFEGTEVGGCYPTDPGVLNKELKLRNLRLIGQWFSGFIIRDGIEQAKQDFDKHCAYLKAVNADVAVYSEQTYSIQGTKKCVYTEKPSFSDEEWELLGEGLNVLGEVANSYGIKLVFHHHMGTGVQTKEEVDRLMSITDPLKVHLLYDTGHIYVSDNEYMALLTTHFDRIAHVHFKDVRADKLSEAKAANKSFLDSFLHGVFTVPGDGVINYKEIYDYLIENHYKGWIVIEAEQDPAIANPLEYALMGREHLDLLIG; this is encoded by the coding sequence ATGTCAAGAAGAGCAGAGGGAATTCGTTTTGGAATTGCACCAATTGGTTGGCGAAATGATGATATTCCTGAAATAGGCAAAGAAAATACGTATCAGCAAATTTTAAGTGATGCAGCCGTGGCAAGATTTGAAGGTACAGAAGTAGGTGGTTGTTATCCTACAGATCCAGGAGTATTAAATAAGGAGTTAAAATTACGAAATTTGAGATTAATAGGCCAGTGGTTTAGTGGATTTATTATTCGAGATGGTATAGAACAGGCGAAACAAGATTTTGATAAGCACTGTGCATATTTGAAAGCGGTTAATGCAGATGTGGCAGTATATTCTGAACAAACGTATAGCATTCAAGGAACAAAAAAATGTGTTTATACCGAAAAACCATCATTTTCAGATGAAGAATGGGAATTGTTAGGGGAAGGACTAAATGTTTTGGGTGAGGTTGCCAACAGTTATGGCATTAAACTGGTTTTTCATCATCATATGGGAACTGGTGTTCAAACAAAAGAAGAGGTTGATCGCCTAATGAGCATTACTGATCCATTAAAAGTTCACTTATTATATGATACAGGACATATTTATGTATCGGATAATGAATATATGGCATTATTAACAACTCACTTTGATAGAATTGCTCATGTACATTTTAAAGATGTCCGTGCAGATAAATTGTCTGAAGCAAAAGCTGCAAATAAATCGTTTTTAGATTCCTTCTTGCATGGGGTATTTACAGTTCCTGGAGATGGGGTAATAAATTATAAAGAAATATATGATTATCTAATAGAAAATCATTATAAAGGATGGATAGTAATCGAAGCAGAACAAGATCCAGCCATCGCCAATCCATTAGAATATGCCTTAATGGGTAGAGAGCATCTTGATTTATTGATAGGGTAA